The window GCCAAATAAAGGCGGCATCATTTCATTGACTTTTCATTGGTCTAGTTTTACAGTAGATACGTTTTctggtaatttaaaaaaataatcatatcCGCCAAGGTTCTactgaggtttctctttttttgtggattttaagatttaattttaTCTGTATCTGATTTGACAGTTTTCAATGGCATTTGACAGCTAAATGTGAAATGAAGGAAGGTAAATCAATgtatgaacagaaaacatgtttgtagtCGATGCTTAAAGGATGTGTTTGATGAGCGTAAATCTGAACTGCTTAGTTATACGTATGTATTCTCTAGTTGTTTCACTGCACACATCTttcattttttcccttttgtgttcctttatcttttatcttttttttttgattgaggTATCATgaatacagtttatttaagcACAGCAATGATTCCACAACGGCAGGGAGGTTTTTCTCTCGTGTTTTTTCATAGGGTTCACTCAAACTGTGctgtgcccaagcacgcttcacccctgaAGTCCAGTTTGATTGACTGACCCTGGCACGCTTttaagaggtgtgcttcggcctGGAgctgtgagtgcaggccagcgggggaatgggggaGGGGGACAGAGTACTTCAGATGCTAACTGCAGCCAAAATGCGACACAATGTTTCATTGTGGaaaatactgtgtgtgttaatgaaatACAGTTGTTAAATCCAGAAATTTAAACATCTATTTTAGGAAGTATTTTGTCAGGTGACAATTGAAACAGAACTCTGAATGTGCATTGATCTGTTCAGTGTCCAGGAGTTCATTAGTTCAGAAGAGTAAAGGATTTAGGATGAAGGAAAGCTTAAACTGAAGAACTGATGTTAATGGATGATATTTAATGATGTGGTAGATGTAATCTGATCAGGATATTTGAATGAAGCATACACAAGTTAGTTTCATGACATGGTTTTCTCATAAGCATTGCACTAAGACAATTTCGTACTAATGCCTACACccaatatgaaatatttagacattttctatgtttttatatgaataaataaattacaaatgttTAAAAGGCATGTCAGTGATATAGGTCTGTGTGCTATTGGACTACCAATATTCAATACCctgacattttcacacttttggCTGACGTTGATATTAATACCCATGTATGCACAGACTGTTTTTTACATATTGTTACGAAGATCATGAAGCCTCCTCTGTAGTGGAATGGAGAACATTTTATAATCCACATGACAAGCGATTTTACCTTCTGTCCCACTCTTCATCTACACTAACGAAAATAACCTCTTCAACTTCAGTTATATGTAAACACATATGATGAGAATAAAACGAAAGTGAAAGCACACTATACTCttataacacattttaaagtgcatactgccacctacTGTATCAGAATAGGATTGGTCGTCTATGGATTACATTCAGTGTACAGTAAACAAAACTGAATCTGTCAGATTGGCAGAAATATTCCTTTCTTGTTCAAACCATTTATCCAATATCCAAAACATGCAACAATAACCCTCAGTTTGttagttttgtgtttaaatCAATGTGAAAAGTGTGAAGTAGTTCAGTAAATATGATTGCATCACTGTTTTATGCTGATTTATGGAACTATACTATAATAATTATCAGCTACAATCAGAGGATTAAAATGCTCATGTTAAGGTTGTAACTAatctcaaaaacacaaatgttgaCGTTGGAGAGTTTTATTCTCATTGGTCAGCATCATCCACACCAAGTTTGAAAAACACAGGATCAGTTGTTTTCTAAGTAAGATGTTTGCATGCTAGATCAGTTTCTTATATTCTGTATAAAAAAATCTAACCTTCTCGTcctgtcttcctttttttttccagctgacAACAATCACCGTTTGAATCTCTTCTACCTTGCAAATGATGTGATCCAGAACTGCAAAAGAAAGAATGCCGTTGTGTTTCGTTCGGCCTTCGCAGAAGCCCTTCCCAACGCCGCTCAGCTCATTAAGTGAGTATGCAGAGTTCTAGGAGTGCTGAgcaaacatttaacatgtttttttttatctcaataGTTGTTCTGCCTTTCTGCTGACATTGTAACGTGCCATTTCTTACATTGCAGGGATGTGAAGGTCCGTAAGTCAGTGGAAAGGATCTTTGTGATTTGGGAGGAGAGGAGCGTGTACCCTGAGGAGGTCATTGCTCAGTTCAGAACATGCTTGAACAAAAAGGATAAAGAGCGAGAGAGGCAGAAGGAAaaggaaagggagagggagagagagaaagaaaaagagaaaataaaggagaaggaaaaagaaaaggagactcCTCCTGCGACGGGTGAGTTTGGTAGCTTTTAAGGAGTATATGTTTATAAATGATTCGTTATACTTCTAATTTTAATTGTGtgttattgtctttttattgtcCAGCCCTGGTCAACAAAGCTGCCCTCAAGTCCAAGATTGTAGAAGAGTTCACAGTAAGTCTTTGTGATTATacattaaacattatttttattataagaGCTGTTATTTTTTCATCGTCTTAATTGATATGCTCTCTGTTTTCAACAGCCCAACGCCCTCATTGAGCAGTTGTCCACATATAAGCGGGTGGTTGCAGAAGAGGAGTTCAGGGAGAAGCAGCTGTCTGCTCTTAGGGTGGACgtctgcagcacagaggctctgAAGAGActtaaaggtcagaggtcactcACTAAATTTCCTCCTTCTCATAAACTTGGATTTTCCAAAACCTGGAAAATAGTCGACCAATTTTCCAGTTATGAAAAAACGAGAGATAAAGCTAAATGTGCTGGAAAATAGTTCAAGTATTCTCCTTATTTCATATCAGAGTTCCCAAAACAGATGGCATTGTCCCCTGAAATGTTTATATTATGTTCAGGATCATATCAAATAATAGTGGTAGTTTATGGACAGTAATATTAAGAATAGGCTACATGCCGTAAACACACCAAAGTCACATGACACAGTAGCACCTGCAGACTGGATGATATTAAGGGAGTGTTACAACTGTGTCaaacaatcattatttttatagtgccaattcaaaacaaaagttatctcgagacgctttaccaCAGAGAATATGTAACCGTAGTGGCCCAGACTTTAAATTATTTAAGATAAAATATGTCCCTGCTGTCTGCTTCCTGTGTTTTTTCCTGAGGTGTATAGATAAGTGTAGTTGTATCTAttcttgttttgaaaatgttaaactggtTAGCATGCAGGGCTCAGCATAGACATGAAGTAGCCATCCAGGATATTTCTATTTCACTTTTCTATCATTATTTATAatatctcatgtttttttgagTTTGCTTACCAAATTCTTATCAGTTAGGGAATTATTGCCAAGGAGCATTAGGGCTCTCTGTGGTCTGGTCACTTTGTTAAGTGGGCAACATTGGCTGTAGGTAGCCCAGTGGCTCCACAACAGTACAGGGTTCATTTAAAATTAGTGAGACACAGGTAATAGGAGGGGGGTCAGGGGTCACTCCCTCAGGACATTTTGAGATTCCTTACTGTAATTCCTTACATGCTTGTAAATATTTATGCAACACTTTGTGGTTGAAATTCCAGTATGTAACAAGAAAACTCTACATTATGaaataataaagaacaaaaatcAATGCTACTTCCTGAATTAAGCTCACGCTGTTAATTATTGAATCTGTTATTTTCTTAAATGATTATTTCAAAACAGAGTAGTTTAATATCAAACTCAAAACTCATGAGAGAATTATGTTCACTGCTTTAACACTTTCAGAGTCCCTAAACTAACATAAAAGCCAAACACAAAATAACCGAGATTTCACCACAATAATGAgattaatttaatgttttatgttGCATGAaagatttttaatttgaatttagTTTATTTGTAGTAGTCCCACTACTTGAGGCGATGGTGGTACCTCTCCTAGAAAGAAACTTTAACAATTCTGTAATTGAATGAGGTACAAATCTcacattaaatcaaattaatgtACCTTGTTCAAAAGTCAAATCCATACAAAACAAAAGCTAATGTGTTCATTCCCACGGataaagcaaaaataacaaataaagcCTTGGGATCCTCCCCCCTGGAAATTTTGAGCATTAAACACTATAATTCTTGTATTCTCGTGTATTGTTCTTGCAccaatattacatttatttttcccttatttgtttatttgttgttcatGTTCTCCTTTACAGAATTATTTTCagctttcaactttttttaaaaaaagtttgttcaCAATAAATATAAACGCATTTTTTAACACCATCACTATTTGTAAATTAGTTTGGAATTAGTTATTTATAGATGAACATTTGTTGTCATCATTATAACTTCTCATATTTTGAGTAAGGCAGGCTCAGGATACTGGCTCTTTATTTTATACATAGCCCAGTTTTTTATTGCATGCTCTCAAGTTTAAAACAATAGACAGTTTGACGTTACAGATGTCATATTCTAAATACAAAAACCTCAGAAATCAAACATTATACAGCCCAAATACggtttttgaattgaattatgtTGTAATTGTCCTTAATGCCAATTCATGATATGTAAatttaacaaatacatttattgagAAATGTGAACTGAAATTCACATTGTCATTGATTTGTTGTATtgaacaacatgaaaacattttaatttttaattgtttatttttttctgtttttcaaccgtctcctcctctcccagACAAAGCAGGAGGGAACAAGTTTGCAAAGGACTTTGAGGATGGAAGTTTGAAGTTGCAGGAGTTTGTCAGCTTCCTTGACAAAGAGATGAAAACAGGGCCTCCCCTGCTGGAAGCTTTGGGAAATGCAGACATTTTCTACGAGATGCAGTATAAGGAGGTTAAGATTGTGGCCAATGTGAGTGTTAAGTTGAATATTATCCTTATTTTTCATGACTACAAAAACATCTGGAAAAATCTAAAGATATGCAGgttaactttgtgtttatttgttacTTATGTTACGTGGCACTGCTCCTGTTTTACTTCAAAATActgttaatttactttaaagttattcttcttttgataactCTGGATCAGGTAATTACATATTATTTTCACATTGTCTGTCATATAATTCTGATTCTTTCTGCCAATCTGCTCAGGCGTACAATGCATTCGCCAACCGTGTGGCCAGTCTTAAGAGGAAATTGGATTCCCTCAAGTCGACTCTACCTGGACCTGAGGACTCTCCCATCCCCTCCCCCTCCGAAGACGCCCCATCTCCCACTGGCTCTGATTCCCCATTCCTCGGACTGGGGCCTAGCAGAGCACAGGTGGATCCAGAGCTGGATGGCAAGGCCATGGATGATGGAGAACTACCAAGTGACAACAGAGACATGGAGGACATGGACATGTCTGATGAAGAGGCTGATGCTGTCACAGCAGGGGGTTAGTGGCTACAGAGGGTCTCAATGTTTGTTATAGATCCATATTAGGCTGTCCAGCTGTGTTGTCATGTCGATTTGAAAATGTATCAGCTCTTTGAATTATCTTACTAGCAGGTGAGAAGAACGACAAGGGGAATGCTGCTGTTGCCAAGGCTACAAAGTCAGACGCAGCATTAAAATCTCCGACCACACCGACTAAAGCTTCGAAGGCCAACAATATTGCTGCTGCCACGGCAACTCCAGTGACTCCTACCTCTGCTCCAGCAACCCCTCTGGGAGTCAATCTGGAGAAGGTGGATCTTGGAAAGATCAGCTCCATTCTTAGCTCGCTCACTTCTGCCATGAAAAATACAGGTATGTTCAGGGGGCGGGGCCCAATAGATCTAGAACCCAATGCTCAACATGCCAGACAGAAGTCTTTGATAAAGAAGTCATTGTGAGAAACAAATTTTACATTTACCCTAACCCtggaatccccccccccccccagcaccttgagatatattttaatattgaCCATTATACATAAGATTGGAGCATTGAACGCGTAAGTCAGATCTGTTTcccagttttgttttctttttctatctAGGTAAAAAGCATCTGTATGCTCTATACGAGTTGAACATTTGAGGATTTGAACTAACCTTGATATTGTCactgtaaaatattaaaaattaaactgaaaaaagaatATGAATGTATTACATCTTGGTACaaataatgtattaattaaGTGTATGTCAATAGCTGAAACTTAAATTtcttttgacaaaaaaatgatttgggTTTGTATATTTCAAATAATATTTTGGTTTATATGATCATAGAAATATTGATCTGAGAGACCTTAATGGGTGTGTAAAGCACAATAAAAGTTAGGGGTCAAGTTTTAGGGGGATTTAAACCATCTGAGTTTTCAGAACCTCTCTTTAACCAAACCCTCTCTATCTTAAATTTTTTCTTAGCAGCCAGCCCTGCTCGGCCGTCTCCTGCAACACCCACCACTCCCTCTGGCCAGTCAGTGACACCCTCCAGCCCTGCACTGGCCAGCATTCTGTCACGAGTGGACATCACACCTGAAGGCATTCTCAATGCTCtgtccaaaacaaacacacctggtaaaatgcacatgttttacattttaaacaccattTATTCAGCATTACTgaccttttctgtttgttaagTTGTAATCTgtttttcctcctgtttctgTCATGGTGCAGGTTTATCCTCCCTTCTGCAAAGTGTGACAAACACTGCCTCGGCTCCTCCCACCCGAACCTCCCCAGAATCATCAGCAGTAAAAACTCTGCTCAGCCCAACCACCCCCAAACTTAAACCCAGCCCAGGGAACAGCTTCAAACGAGACACACCAGGCAGAACCAGAGATTGGGGGAAAGATGGACAGctgtcccctcctcctccaccacccccTCCTCGCCCCTCtgtcccctctgtctctccccccagTCTAGAATCAAAAATCAATAGTTTCTTGCAGGGTAATCCAGGCTTTAGTCTCGCGCTGGGTGATGTCAGTCCTGATGGGGTTGATGGAACCCCGGTGAGAGACGAGGCTGCCTGTACCCCCACCCAGGATGAGATCATGGACACGCCTGGGAGTGTGTCAGAATCTCTAGGGTCATCTGGAGGTCATACCCTCTCACCGACGGCGTACCGTGGCGAACCCTGGGACGCTGTGATCACCCCTTCAGGAAGCAACAGCAACGGGGACTTTGttagctcctcctcctcatctcggTACGGAGCCGGGAAGAAGAGCGGATCAAAATTAGATGAAGTGAAAAAGCCGGTCTCCTCTTCTCCTAGTTATGACATGAAGGGTAAAAAAGATGGACAGCACAGCCAGCTAAGGATCATGGGAAACAACAGAGGGATTGGAGAAAGGAGGCTCTCTGCAGGCTCTCGTAAAACGAGCACCGGCTCAGACGACAGTGGTCTGAGTGGAAAGCGAGAGGACAAAGGAAAAGGCCTAGGCTCTCCTGGCCCTGGTGAGAAGGAAGGCCAGTATCATCGTATCGAGACACTAGTCTCACCCTGCACTGAAGGGGCACCCATCCAGACTCTAGGCTACTCCAACCGCCCACTCGCTGGAGAGCGCATCAAGACAGTTGAGAGCATCCGCATGTTTGGCAGAGGGTCtcggagagggggaggagccgtCAGTCGGCCAGGGGGAGCAATGTGGTACGAGGAGGAGGAATACATGGAAGCTCAGCCTCCCTCACCCCACGCTGCCCCCCCGCCTCTCAATATTGTCCAGGGTGGCGCCGAGGACATGACCCCCAACATGCCGCTTCCTCCACCACATCTCCTTCTTGCACATCTCCACCCTCCTCCGTCCCATCCTCattctcatcctcctccacctgctcaGTTCCAAATGCCCTTCCATGCAGATAACATGCAGAatcctcctccatccctcctccaCCAGCATCCTCCTCCCGCATCCCCTTTCTTCAACGCTCCTCCACCTATTCCCCGACCCCCTCCGCCTCCCATGCTGCAGCGCATATCCCCTCCACCTATCCATCCCGCTGTTCCCTCTGTTGTCATGGTTGGGGGAGTGTTGGTCCCTGTCGATCGCTCCCTAactcttcctctccctgtcaGACCTGAAGGTGCAGAGCGAGGCGGGCTGGGGCCCAGAGGAGGCAAATTAGGCCCTCAGCCCCTCATGTCATCACTGCTGGGTGAGCCGCCTAAGCTGCTCCGCCCTGGCACAGTTAAAGAGCCTTATGCCAACCGAcatgccccccctcccctccgaCTAGGTAACCCTGGTGTTCCTCTCCCATTACTGGGCAGAGTGAAGGAGCCTTTAAATCTacctcttcctccaccttccccctcccccacatccTCCACAACCTCTCCCTCCACGCCAAACTCCCCTGCGGTCGATACAGCCCCTTCTCTCCACAAGCCCCCTGCTAGTCCTCCAGCTATGTCCCGCAATCAAACCCCTAACCCCGTTCCCCTCCTCAACCTTCCCACTACCCGACCCCCAATGCTTTCAGTCCCCATCCCACAGAGACCTCTGCTGCGAGGCCGAAACCCCCCTCAGCATCGTTACCAAGATCACCCCATAGGGGGGTTTCGCAGGGGCAAGCGGGCCGGTCCTCCCTTTACAGGTGGTCCCTTCCATGCACAGAAGAGACCTTTTCTACCCCCACGCTACTGAAGCGGTCGTCTATGACAGGCTGAACGAGAAGTTCAAACAACAGCGCTGAAGTGCAGAATGTGTGTTAGCCCTGCTGGTATGAACCCAGATATCTTTACTCTGTCAAATAGCTTGAATTAAAACTACCTTAGGCTGTGTGTAAATAGCTTATTAAAACGTCATGCTACAGCtagccagccagccagtcatCCTACACTGTACAGTACAGCTGTGAGGTTATCAGTTACATAGTACAGTGTTATGTAACAAACCTCAgtctatctctttttttttttttccttctctgcaTACACAGTAGATTAGTGTCATCAGGTCTCAATAAAGTTACATCATCAGAAGACAGTAACAGCAGAAATGAAACAATATTTTATTAAGAGTTTGCCGACTTTTAATGAGTGATTGTTGGGATTCCTAACTTTAAAGAGAGGCATAGAAAATAAAAGGAGCAGTTTGATATTTTAGGAAATGATTTTGTTTAGTTTCTTAATGCGAGTAACAGAAGATCAATAGAACCCTGATATCTTTACCCTAAATATCCAACACAAACCAGAGCTGAATAGCTTCACTTAACATAAAGACTGTAAATAGAAAAACAAGTCTGCAAAAGGTTAAAATACAAACCTTACACTTCTCAACATCattaattaataatataatTTTCACAGCTTTATTTCATACAAAAGTGAAAGTATTGAAATAACACAAGAAGTTTTAGAAGGCTGCAATGACTTATTGAGTCTAAGCTGTTGGCTGGATATCATCACAGCAGCAACGTGATCCTGGATCACCGCTTGCAGCTTCAGGTTTCTTTTGTTACATGTTTAGAGATCCAGGCTAGATGTCTGCCCTATTTCCagtgtttatgctaagctaatccCCAAAATCAAATTTTAAAGACCTATAAAGCCAATAATGGTATTTCCCAAAACATCAAACTAtacctgtaaaaacaaaaaaataatgttatcGTAAAGTAGGTTCCAAAATAAGCTCTTCTTCCATGAGTGTCTGGGTGTGTGCCGTGTGTCCTACAattgtatttcacattttcaagtGACGAGATTTGTGTTGCAGCTTAGGttaacacttgtttttatttccagaaTACCTGCTGTAAATAGTGTTCTTCTCTTGCTCAACCTTTCCACCTTCTATCTCTTCCACAGTATATCTCTTTAgcttgtaaatataaaaaactgAGATGATGCAGCGTTTTCTCTTCAAGCTCTTGTGTCTGTTAATGAGGACTTTGATCCGCACTCACGCACCCCATATTTACTGTGATCGAGGCCTTGGATAAGCTTTAGCCCCAGGAGCATTTCTCTGCAGTTTCTGTCGCGCCTGCAGAAGAAGCGGGAGAAGataattgtatatttttattttcaacataaaTGTTTTCCTGTGCGCACTTCAAGTTAGACTGAGTCATGAAGATACTCAGTAGTGGGTggcgggtgggggggggaataTTCAAGCTTGACCTACGCTCACACTAGGCTTCAAAGTGTACTGACTTGAATAAAATCCAGAGTTTCAATTCAACTGGGGGGGAGGTATTTTATTTGGTCATTATTTATGACTTGGATTGCGCTGTTGTAATTTATTTGCgctgttcagtttttttatttctgccttttttttcataGAAATAGTTTTCGTATAGTAACACAGCTGCTGCCATTCATATTGCATTAAcattaaaatacttttatatGTATAGCTGTACTTTTGTGCCAGATTTAATTGGCCATTTTCACTTTGCAGCTCTCATATATGGTATCAAAGGGGCAAAAACATTGGCGCTAATAAGAACTGTTTTGATAGTGGTTCATTTAGATAATATTGCTATTTTGGCCCCttcctttcttttgtttctttgctaTTTTCATCCTTTTGCCCTCAAGCCCCTGTGCTCACCTTCTGCTCACATGGAGAGTGGTTTGTCTCTGACCTAAAAGTACAGCTCATCAAGATTCACTGAACACCTGCAAATGTATCTCCATGACGTTTGTGCACACATGCATTGTAAAAATATAACGAGGAGCATGTTTGTTACTACGGTCTTAGCACATCATCAGAGTCCTGATGTTATACTGAATATCATACAATTCTGCCACCAGCCTCTGTAAACTGTACATTAATTATGTGCAAAACAGCTAAGCACCATCTCTAATCTCTACAGAGTGAAAGCTATATTCATTTTCTAAGCACAGGTTCCTCCTGCTCACCAAGTAATTATCAAGTTCACCATTTTAATTGTTCATgtacataacttttttttagtttttcttgaCATTTCTAATCGTCTGTGTACATTTGATAGGTTGAATTGCTCTACTGCTGTTCTCTTCAGTGATGCTTTATCACTGGTGTTTGAGTGTCCAATCCTTTTTCTGGGTTGAcgaacatgcacacactcttaAAATCACGTTCAATATGCATACACAAAGAGGCAAGATACATccagtcttttctttttgtttaaagcAAAAACTAAAACGGACAAATCAAAAGGATGTAATTTATGGACATGAGTCTCTTTACCTGACATATTAGGTATGGTTATCATTTTATTATTGCACCAATGACTCTAAGCAGCTGGTGTGCTGTTGTTATTTAACAAGGGGATTTGCTCGTTTCTATCACTTTTCACTTCTAGCAGAGACCCTCAACTTATCCCTTTCTCGACCTCTTCTTTTACATTAATGCTTCTTAACATTTTGTACACGACAGTGtgcattttaaataatgtaCAGACCACATTTGAAGCACCCACTTAACACATTGTGACACAGACTGACCCAGTTCCAGTGGACCAGCTATGACCTCACACATGCTAACCAATGGCTGTACAGTTAATTGCCATTTGCTTACAAAGCTGTGTATTTCCGTTAGTACATTGTAAAGATGACCTTAATGCTTTAATGTTGTGCCACCATCTTTACTGCTCCACTGAACATTTAAAGGGGAATGTTTAACTGTGGCCTTTGccattattctatttttttttaaatcttctttagTATGCTCACATTTGGAAGAAGTGCAAAATTGTTAAAGGTTGTTCAAAGTAAagttaagcttttttttttgcagacatgCACTGTGAACATTGTTAAGTGAGAAGGCAATTACTTTAGCTGGTCCCATATTCTTCATTACATGCAGGGTTTCTAATTCATTGAGTCACAAAACTGAAAATGCCAGTTTCGCCTATCCAGTGACGTCACTTGTCGATAAGTGAAATGAAAacgtattaaaaaaaatggacttgGCAACTCACTTTTATGATGAGATGCTTTAACTCCCTTTCAAGattaatttgttttctgtatgtAGATGGACGATATTCTTTCCAAAGTTGCTGTATCTCCCCCAAGTGGCCATTTGGCTGAACTTCACCTCTTTAGGTCTGAGACGCACAAGTCTCCATCACTCATGTTTCCACATACCGACCTGCTGTTGGCGTATTCTTATGAGACAGATTACAACCTAAACATTTAAGTTCCCCCTCGTAACATTAAATACCATACTTTAAAACATGCATAAGTGTATATTTCACAGTCAACATTTGTTCAAATTACTTTTCAGAGTTAATGCATTTAGATACAGttctaaaatgttttcagtACGTCCCTATTGTAGTTTTCACAAGATTAGACGATATGTGTCAGTGATTCCACCATTAGctttaattcagattttttttttaggatatttaa is drawn from Labrus bergylta chromosome 8, fLabBer1.1, whole genome shotgun sequence and contains these coding sequences:
- the LOC109986444 gene encoding regulation of nuclear pre-mRNA domain-containing protein 2-like isoform X2; this translates as MAAGSGAASGHGARSSNAALEASLDRRFQGVSNTMESIQGLSTWCIENKKHHGLIVRHWMKWLKKSDNNHRLNLFYLANDVIQNCKRKNAVVFRSAFAEALPNAAQLIKDVKVRKSVERIFVIWEERSVYPEEVIAQFRTCLNKKDKERERQKEKEREREREKEKEKIKEKEKEKETPPATALVNKAALKSKIVEEFTPNALIEQLSTYKRVVAEEEFREKQLSALRVDVCSTEALKRLKDKAGGNKFAKDFEDGSLKLQEFVSFLDKEMKTGPPLLEALGNADIFYEMQYKEVKIVANAYNAFANRVASLKRKLDSLKSTLPGPEDSPIPSPSEDAPSPTGSDSPFLGLGPSRAQVDPELDGKAMDDGELPSDNRDMEDMDMSDEEADAVTAGAGEKNDKGNAAVAKATKSDAALKSPTTPTKASKANNIAAATATPVTPTSAPATPLGVNLEKVDLGKISSILSSLTSAMKNTASPARPSPATPTTPSGQSVTPSSPALASILSRVDITPEGILNALSKTNTPGLSSLLQSVTNTASAPPTRTSPESSAVKTLLSPTTPKLKPSPGNSFKRDTPGRTRDWGKDGQLSPPPPPPPPRPSVPSVSPPSLESKINSFLQGNPGFSLALGDVSPDGVDGTPVRDEAACTPTQDEIMDTPGSVSESLGSSGGHTLSPTAYRGEPWDAVITPSGSNSNGDFVSSSSSSRYGAGKKSGSKLDEVKKPVSSSPSYDMKGKKDGQHSQLRIMGNNRGIGERRLSAGSRKTSTGSDDSGLSGKREDKGKGLGSPGPGEKEGQYHRIETLVSPCTEGAPIQTLGYSNRPLAGERIKTVESIRMFGRGSRRGGGAVSRPGGAMWYEEEEYMEAQPPSPHAAPPPLNIVQGGAEDMTPNMPLPPPHLLLAHLHPPPSHPHSHPPPPAQFQMPFHADNMQNPPPSLLHQHPPPASPFFNAPPPIPRPPPPPMLQRISPPPIHPAVPSVVMVGGVLVPVDRSLTLPLPVRPEGAERGGLGPRGGKLGPQPLMSSLLGEPPKLLRPGTVKEPYANRHAPPPLRLGNPGVPLPLLGRVKEPLNLPLPPPSPSPTSSTTSPSTPNSPAVDTAPSLHKPPASPPAMSRNQTPNPVPLLNLPTTRPPMLSVPIPQRPLLRGRNPPQHRYQDHPIGGFRRGKRAGPPFTGGPFHAQKRPFLPPRY
- the LOC109986444 gene encoding regulation of nuclear pre-mRNA domain-containing protein 2-like isoform X1, which produces MAAGSGAASGHGARSSNAALEASLDRRFQGVSNTMESIQGLSTWCIENKKHHGLIVRHWMKWLKKSDNNHRLNLFYLANDVIQNCKRKNAVVFRSAFAEALPNAAQLIKDVKVRKSVERIFVIWEERSVYPEEVIAQFRTCLNKKDKERERQKEKEREREREKEKEKIKEKEKEKETPPATALVNKAALKSKIVEEFTPNALIEQLSTYKRVVAEEEFREKQLSALRVDVCSTEALKRLKDKAGGNKFAKDFEDGSLKLQEFVSFLDKEMKTGPPLLEALGNADIFYEMQYKEVKIVANAYNAFANRVASLKRKLDSLKSTLPGPEDSPIPSPSEDAPSPTGSDSPFLGLGPSRAQVDPELDGKAMDDGELPSDNRDMEDMDMSDEEADAVTAGAGEKNDKGNAAVAKATKSDAALKSPTTPTKASKANNIAAATATPVTPTSAPATPLGVNLEKVDLGKISSILSSLTSAMKNTAASPARPSPATPTTPSGQSVTPSSPALASILSRVDITPEGILNALSKTNTPGLSSLLQSVTNTASAPPTRTSPESSAVKTLLSPTTPKLKPSPGNSFKRDTPGRTRDWGKDGQLSPPPPPPPPRPSVPSVSPPSLESKINSFLQGNPGFSLALGDVSPDGVDGTPVRDEAACTPTQDEIMDTPGSVSESLGSSGGHTLSPTAYRGEPWDAVITPSGSNSNGDFVSSSSSSRYGAGKKSGSKLDEVKKPVSSSPSYDMKGKKDGQHSQLRIMGNNRGIGERRLSAGSRKTSTGSDDSGLSGKREDKGKGLGSPGPGEKEGQYHRIETLVSPCTEGAPIQTLGYSNRPLAGERIKTVESIRMFGRGSRRGGGAVSRPGGAMWYEEEEYMEAQPPSPHAAPPPLNIVQGGAEDMTPNMPLPPPHLLLAHLHPPPSHPHSHPPPPAQFQMPFHADNMQNPPPSLLHQHPPPASPFFNAPPPIPRPPPPPMLQRISPPPIHPAVPSVVMVGGVLVPVDRSLTLPLPVRPEGAERGGLGPRGGKLGPQPLMSSLLGEPPKLLRPGTVKEPYANRHAPPPLRLGNPGVPLPLLGRVKEPLNLPLPPPSPSPTSSTTSPSTPNSPAVDTAPSLHKPPASPPAMSRNQTPNPVPLLNLPTTRPPMLSVPIPQRPLLRGRNPPQHRYQDHPIGGFRRGKRAGPPFTGGPFHAQKRPFLPPRY